In Amaranthus tricolor cultivar Red isolate AtriRed21 chromosome 5, ASM2621246v1, whole genome shotgun sequence, a genomic segment contains:
- the LOC130812856 gene encoding cell division cycle protein 48 homolog has protein sequence MAHNPESSDSKGTKKDFSTAILERKKAPNRLVVDEAVNDDNSVVAMHPDTMEKLQLFRGDTVLIKGKKRKDTICIALADETCEEPKIRMNKVVRSNLRVRLGDVVSVHQCPDVKYGKRVHILPIDDTIEGVTGNLFDAYLKPYFTEAYRPVRKGDYFLVRGGMRSVEFKVIETDPSEFCVVAPDTEIYCEGEPIKREDENRLDEVGYDDVGGVRKQMAQIRELVELPLRHPQLFKSIGVKPPKGILLYGPPGSGKTLIARAVANETGAFFFCINGPEIMSKLAGESESNLRKAFEEAEKNAPSIIFIDEIDSIAPKREKTNGEVERRIVSQLLTLMDGLKSRAHVIVMGATNRPNSIDPALRRFGRFDREIDIGVPDEIGRLEILRIHTKNMKLSDEVDLERISKDTHGYVGADLAALCTEAALQCIREKMDVIDLEDETIDAEILNSMAVTNEHFQTALGQSNPSALRETVVEVPNVSWDDIGGLENVKRELQETVQYPVEHPEKFEKFGMSPSKGVLFYGPPGCGKTLLAKAIANECQANFISVKGPELLTMWFGESEANVREIFDKARGSAPCVLFFDELDSIATQRGSSVGDAGGAADRVLNQLLTEMDGMSAKKTVFIIGATNRPDIIDPALLRPGRLDQLIYIPLPDEESRLSIFKAVLRKSPIAKDVDLRALAKYTQGFSGADITEICQRACKYAIRENIEKDIEREKRRSENPEAMEEDDVEDEVAEIKAAHFEESMKYARRSVSDADIRKYQAFAQTLQQSRGFGTEFRFNNTSSGGTTGADAFAASAGGADDDDLYN, from the exons ATGGCTCACAATCCTGAATCTTCTGATTC AAAGGGAACGAAGAAGGACTTCAGCACTGCGATTCTCGAGCGTAAGAAAGCCCCAAATCGTTTGGTTGTAGATGAGGCtgttaatgatgataattcagtTGTTGCGATGCATCCTGATACCATGGAAAAACTTCAACTTTTCCGCGGTGACACCGTCTTAATCAAG GGGAAAAAACGTAAAGATACAATCTGCATTGCACTTGCTGACGAGACATGTGAAGAGCCTAAGATTAGGATGAACAAGGTTGTGAGATCTAATCTAAGGGTGCGGCTTGGTGATGTGGTATCTGTACACCAATGTCCTGATGTGAAATATGGGAAGCGTGTCCATATTCTTCCTATTGATGATACAATTGAGGGTGTCACAGGAAATTTGTTTGATGCATACCTGAAAC cTTATTTTACTGAAGCCTACCGTCCAGTGAGGAAAGGGGATTATTTTCTTGTGAGAGGGGGAATGAGAAGTGTTGAATTTAAGGTTATTGAGACTGATCCTTCCGAGTTTTGTGTGGTCGCCCCAGATACCGAGATCTATTGTGAGGGTGAACCAATCAAAAGAGAAGATGAGAATAGATTAGATGAGGTTGGGTATGATGATGTGGGTGGTGTTAGGAAACAGATGGCCCAAATTAGGGAGCTTGTAGAATTACCATTAAGACACCCACAATTGTTTAAATCTATTGGTGTCAAGCCTCCTAAGGGAATTTTGCTCTATGGACCTCCAGGATCAGGAAAGACTTTAATAGCCCGTGCTGTGGCAAATGAGACTGGTGCATTCTTCTTTTGTATTAATGGGCCAGAAATCATGTCAAAATTGGCTGGGGAAAGTGAAAGCAATCTTAGAAAAGCTTTTGAGGAAGCTGAGAAGAATGCGCCTTCCATCATTTTTATTGATGAAATCGATTCAATTGCTCCCAAGCGAGAGAAAACTAATGGAGAGGTTGAGAGGCGTATTGTTTCCCAGCTTTTGACTCTTATGGATGGGCTTAAATCTCGGGCACATGTTATTGTTATGGGTGCTACTAATCGTCCCAACAGCATTGACCCTGCACTGAGAAGATTTGGTCGATTTGACAGAGAAATAGATATTGGTGTTCCAGATGAAATTGGGAGACTTGAGATTCTCCGGATTCACACTAAAAATATGAAGCTCTCCGATGAA GTCGATTTGGAAAGGATTTCCAAGGACACACATGGTTATGTTGGTGCTGACTTAGCTGCCTTATGTACTGAAGCTGCACTTCAATGCATCAGAGAGAAGATGGATGTAATTGATCTGGAAGATGAGACTATTGATGCTGAGATCCTTAACTCCATGGCTGTTACGAATGAACACTTCCAGACTGCTCTTGGGCAGAGCAATCCATCCGCACTCCGTGAAACG GTCGTGGAAGTTCCTAATGTCTCATGGGATGACATTGGTGGTCTTGAAAATGTCAAACGGGAGCTTCAAGAG ACTGTACAATATCCCGTGGAGCACCCCGAGAAATTTGAGAAATTCGGGATGTCGCCCTCCAAGGGAGTTCTTTTCTACGGACCTCCTGGATGTGGAAAAACTTTGCTGGCAAAGGCTATTGCTAATGAGTGTCAGGCTAACTTCATCAGTGTGAAGGGTCCTGAATTACTAACAATGTGGTTTGGAGAGAGTGAAGCTAATGTTCGAGAGATTTTTGACAAGGCCCGTGGGTCAGCTCCCTGTGTTTTGTTCTTTGATGAGCTTGATTCAATTGCAACTCAG AGGGGAAGCAGTGTAGGTGATGCTGGTGGTGCCGCTGACCGGGTTTTGAATCAACTGTTGACTGAAATGGATGGCATGTCGGCCAAAAAGACTGTTTTCATCATTGGAGCCACGAACAGACCGGATATTATTGATCCAGCTCTTCTGAGACCCGGACGTCTTGATCAGCTAATTTACATACCTCTTCCGGATGAGGAATCTCGCTTATCCATATTTAAGGCAGTTCTGAGGAAGTCCCCTATTGCCAAAGACGTTGATCTTAGAGCGCTTGCCAAATACACTCAGGGGTTCAGTGGTGCAGATATCACTGAAATATGTCAGCGGGCTTGCAAATATGCCATCCGAGAAAACATTGAAAAG GACATTGAAAGAGAGAAGAGGAGAAGTGAAAACCCGGAAGCAATGGAAGAGGACGATGTAGAAGACGAAGTTGCTGAAATCAAGGCTGCTCATTTTGAAGAATCAATGAAGTATGCTCGAAGGAGTGTTAGCGACGCTGATATTCGTAAATATCAGGCATTTGCTCAGACATTGCAGCAGTCAAGAGGATTCGGCACTGAGTTCCGGTTTAACAACACAAGTTCTGGTGGTACGACTGGTGCAGATGCATTTGCTGCCTCAGCTGGTGGAGCTGATGACGATGATCTCTATAATTAG